The sequence GAACTCCGCCTTCTGTTGTCAATTTGATATTTTCACTCCTGAAATTGCTTTGAATTGTTCTTGCATATCTTTATCTAATTGTTCAAGTTTTGGCATCTCATCATCTTTGACATCCATTCTTGCTTTGAGCAAACTGGATACTATAGACAATTCACGTATGTCAGATAATGCTGTACCTTCTTTGAGTGCTTGTTGTCCCTTTTTGTAAAAGTCAACTAATAATTTCATTAATTTGAATTGTTTTTCAGGACTACAATAAGTATCGACATCATCAAATGAGTTTTGTTGCAACAAACCAATCTTTACCATTCTTGCAACTTCAAGAATTAGTTTTTCTTCATCAGGTAAAGCTTCTGGACCTAAGAGTCTGACAATTTCTTTTAGTGTATCTTCTCTTTGTAAAATTCCATATGTTTCACTTCTAATGCTAAACCAATCTTCACTAATGTTTTCACTCCACCATTTTGCAATGTCTGCAAGATAACCAGAATAGCTGTTCATCCAGTTAATTGATGGATAGTGTCTAGAGTATGCAAGTTTTGCATCCAATGCCCAGAAAGTTTTGATAAATCTCATTGTGTGAGTTGTCACAGGCTCTGTAAAGTCACCACCAGATGGAGATACTGCACCAATCAAAGTAACTGAACCGTCACGTTCTGGACTACCAGATGCTTGAACACGGCCTGCTCTTTCATAAAATTCTGCTAATCTAGATGCTAAATATGATGGATAACCTTCTTCTGCAGGCATCTCTTCTAATCTTCCACTCATCTCTCTAAGTGATTCAGCCCATCTACTTGTAGAATCTGCAACAAGTACAACGTCTTTACCCATGTCTCTGTAATACTCTGCAATTGTAACACCAGTGTAGATACTTGCTTCTCTTGCTGCTACTGGCATGTTACTAGTATTTGCTACAAGGACAGTTCTATCCATTAATGGTTTTCCACTACGTGGATCTTTAAGATGTGGGAATTCAACTAATACTTCAGTCATTTCATTTCCTCTTTCACCACAACCAATGTAAACAACAACTTGAGAATCAGCCCATTTTGCAATTTGGTGTAATGTAACAGTCTTTCCTGTTCCAAATGCTCCAGGAATTGAACCAGTTCCTCCCTTTGCAATTGGGAAGAATGTGTCAATAACACGTTGTCCAGTTAGGAGTGGTACGGTTGGATCATATCTTTTATTGTAAGGACGTGGTTTTCGTACAGGCCATTTGTGATACATTTTGATTGGAACTGATTGTCCATCTTTCTCAGCAGTAGCCATTACAGTTTCTAAATCATAATCTCCTTCAGATACAAGGTTTGAAAGTTTTCCACCTGGATGATCTGGTGGTAACATAATTGAGTGTTCTATAAGATCAGTTTCTTGAACAGTACCAATGATATTTCCTGCAGAAACTTCATCGCCATTACTTGCAGTTGGAACAAAATGATATTTTTTTGTCATGTCAACTGCAGATGTTGTAATTCCTCTTCCAATGAAAGAACCAGATGCTTTAGATAATTCTCTTAGTGGTCTTTGAATTCCATCATAAAGTTGTCCAATAATTCCAGGACCTAATAATACACTAAGTGGGTTTCCAGTACCAACTACAGGCTCACCTGGTTTTAATCCACTTGTTGATTCGTATACTTGAATAAATGCTACATCTCCGGTTAATCGAATAACTTCGCCTACTAATTTTGAATTTCCTACAGTTACAGTCTCATACATTTTTGCATCAGACATACCATCTGCTTTTACAGCTGGGCCACTGACCCAAACAATTCTACCTTGAGCAGCCATTCTAATTATTCACTCCGAATTTTGCTGCAATATCTTTCCTAATTAAAGGCTTCAGACGTTCAATTCTTGCATCAAGAGTATTATCAAATGTCATTGCTCCATCCTTAGATTTGATAATTACACCACCAATACATTCAATGGTATCTGGTGATAATTCAGATCCAGGAAATCCAGATAGTGCAGATTGAACAACATCACGATCTTTAGAATTTGCAGTTACTATAACTTCAGATGTACCCAAAATTCGAGTTGATTCATCTAATAATGACTTAATCAAATTAGCATAATCACCACTGCGATCATTATTTGTAATTTGATCTAATGCCTTTGTAAAGACCTTATCAACTGAGGCCTCTAATGCCATAAGTTGTTTATTTCGGGCCTCAATATCAGCACCACCGATAATCTGCTTTTCAATTTTATCTGCTTCTTTCTTACCATCTGCAATAATTTTGTCATATTCTTTGTCTAGTTTAGGAATAGCATCATCAAGAGTTTGATTTGTGTCATTTAAAGCAGAATCTATGCTTGATTCAATATCTTTTTGAGTTTGATTAAGGATTTTATCAATAGTTTGTTCTAAAGCAAGATTTGTCAATGGGTGGCTTTTATCCATAATAGATTTTAATGTTTGGGAACCAATAGACAGATTCAGAAAGATATTAAAATCAAAGAAATCACCGATGGATTATCTTGGTTGTGGCCGATCTAAAGCTTGGAAGTTTGATTTTACCAAGAAGTGACTCTCCAAGAGCAATTTCTAGATTAACTGAATTTGAATGGTTTCACAAAATTGATACTGAAAACGACATAGTCACACCAGAAATTGATGATTTACTATTAGATGCTCAGCAAACTTACCAATCTATTGATGATGTGGTTAAAGGGCTAGGCATTCCTCCAATGGTCGGAATTTTAGAAATTATGTTCAAAGGTACAACAATCAAAAAGAAAGATTATGAGATTGATGAAATAGAAGGAATGGTTGATGATCTTAAAAAGAGAACACCAGCAATAATTGATGAACCATCTAAACTATTAGAAGAACAAACATCACTGAAACGCTCACTTGAAGAATACACATCACTTAAAGAAACATTAGAAATTGCAAAAAAGCTAAGCATTGATCTTTCAGGATTTGGATTAATGAAGTATTTTTACACAAATCTTTTTGTCATAAACTCTGCTGACTATGAAGAAATTAGCAGAGCATTAGAAGGAATTACATTTTACAAATACGAATTAGCAAGTAAAGAGAAAGCAGCAATTCTTGTAATTTCTAGTACAGCCGATTCTGATAAAACCCTCAAAGTACTAAGAGGATTTAATGCAAATCCATTTGTAATTCCAGAAGGAATATCTCAAGTTCCATCTGAAGCATATGCATTAGCAGAATCAAAAATTAAAGAATTAACTGAGAAACAGAAAGCAAATACAAAACAAATTGCAAAGATCACAAAAAAGATTAGACGAGATATTTTAGCAATTCATGAAGAGGCTCAAGTGGCCAAAGATGTTCTAGAAACAATTAGAAAACCATCAGGAACAAAGCATTTTGCAGTAATTCAAGGATTCATTCCATCTAAAATGGAGGAGAAATTCAAAGATTCAACTAAACAATGGATGTCAGTAGTTGAAGATATCACTGATCCAAAATTAAAAGAAGAAATCCCAACATTATTTGATAATAAAAAATTCGTGAAAACTTTTGAAGTAATTACAGAAAGTCAAGGTATTCCAAAACATGGAGAAGCAGATCCAACTCCAATGATTGCTCTAATGTGGCCAATTTTCTATGGACTAATGTTTGCAGACATGGGTCACGGTCTATTGCTAATGGGAATGGGATTATTATTCAAAGTAAAAGGACAAGGTACACTTTCAAGATGGGGCATGTTAATTGCAATATCTGGTGCTTCAGCTGCTATAGCAGGTGTTGGTGCAGGTGAAGCCTTTGGATTCCATCTAGATCATATGGGACCATTGGAAGGTTTGTTAGAAGAAGGCGGAGCATTACATTCAGTTAGTTGGATTGTAGGTATTCTTAGTGTAGCAGAATTAACATTTGATCAAGTCATTAACATACTCAAAGTTTCATTATTCATTGGAATTGTCCATTTGGTTTGGGCAATGGTTCTAAGAGTAAAGAGATTAGCTGCAGAAGGTCACAAGTTTGTTATGTTCATGGAAGCAATTCCTAACATTACACTTTATGGTGGAATTGTAGTCATCATGATGTGTGCAATTGGAGCTAACTATGACGTGATGAACATGTATTCCAAAGTTCACACAGAAGCAGTTCCTTGGGTTACAATTTTCTTAGGAGAATGGGCTGAAGTGTGGATAATTACAAGAATTGCAGTTGTGATAATTATTACTTCAATGGTCTTGATGATGGTTGGTGGTGTAATGCATGCTAAGAAACATCCTGAAGATGGAGGTTCGGCTGCAAATGTGGTTATGGAGGTATTTCTTGGAAAGACAGTAGAAAGTTTAGCACATACAATTAGTTATGCTCGATTAGGAATCATGTTACTTGTACACGCCGCATTGCTCATGACAGTCAACAATGCATTTCAATCACTTGGAGGTGCAAGTTCAGGTGCTGCAATGGCAATGATAATTGGAGGAAACTTGGGAATTATGATGATTGAAGGATTGATTGTGTACATCCAGTCTCTCAGATTGCACTTGTACGAATTCTTTACAAAATGGTATGATGGTGGAGCACAACCATTTAGACAAATTAGACCAGAGTTGATTTACAATCAATTTGTTTGGAAGAAGAAATAGAAAATTCTAATTATTTTCATAAAGATTTACTGTAACTTTTGTAGTCCAAGGCTTTAGATTATCAGGAAAAATTACTAGTAAACCACTGTCTTTTTTGATATTGTTGCATGTCCCACTGTAACTCTGTTTATTTTGAGCATAACATCCAGACTCTGTGTAATAATCAAATTCTGAATCAACAAATTGCTCACGTTGAATAGATGATGAAACAAAGTACACATCAAAACCTAAATCTTTGTTATCAGTTTTTACACTATAATCATACGATGTAGTATCCCGAGATGTACAAATAGGAAAAAATTGCACATAACCATTTTTAATTTCTGATTGTTGTTCTGAATTCTCATAATTTTTATTCTGAATATCAGGATATACAGAAACTGTAGGATCTGCACTTAGTTGCTGTCCTTGGACATATTCTATTTCATGTCTCACAGTATCTACTGCTTTTCTATACAGCATTGGTTGCCATTCTTCTTGACAATTACTGAATTCGTGTTTTAATTCAACATATGATTTACCGTTAAGCTCATGAAGTTGGTTTTCATTGTATTCTTTAGATTCAGCATCAAATACATGATTGACGTTACTAATTTTATCTGATTTATGCCAAGTGTTTGTAACATCAAAAATAATATTCTTTGAATCACTTTCCCATTCAGATAGCAGGTGAACATAAACTGAATACTTGTTTACAACCTCTTGAGTTTCTGATGCAAAAATTAAATGTCCAAAAAATGCATTTACAAATATTATAGAAAATGCAAGGACTGGAATTATTGCATAGAGTATTTTATTCATGTCTTTCTTTAAAACAAATGAATTTGTCTAAGATTTAATTTTTGGTGAATCAAATGATTGGGAATTTTTAGGAGTAAATGGTAAGAAAATAGTAAATCTAGTGAATTTACCCATTTCTGATTCAACTTGGATTTTTCCTCCATGCATTTCTACAATACCTTTTGTAATTGATAATCCTAATCCAGTACCACCATATTCTCGCTTCATTGAAGAATCAACCTGATAGTATTTTTGGAAAATTTGCTCTAGTTTGTCATTAGGTATTCCTGAACCGTTATCTTCTACGGATAATTTCGCATAATCATCATCTTTTGATAATGAAATTGTTATCTTACCATCAAATGATGGAGTAAAATCGATAGCATTTGTAAGTAAATTCAAAAGAATTTGAGAAACTCTAGATTTGTCACAAAGACATCTTACTTGATGTAATTCTAAATTTACTTTAATTCCTTTTTTGTTAAAATCAGGTTCTAGTTTGATTACAGTTTCATTAATAATTTCAGATAATGAATTATCCTCTGGGTGAATCTTCATATTTCCAGTATCAAGTTTCTGAACATCAGATAAATCATCAATAAGCTTATTCAAAGAATTTGCACTTGAGCGTACAATTTCCAATTTTTCTATTTGTTGGGGGGTTAGTTGGCCAATTTTACCAGAAATTATCATATCCAAATAGCTCTTAATTGGAACTAACGGAGTTTTTAGTTCATGGGCAATCATAGATGAAAATTCATCTTTTCTCGTTTCAACTTGTTTGAGTTTAACAATTTGTTTTTGTTTGGTTACAACTTTTGATCTTGAAAAAATAGTTACAAAAACAATTAATGTTCCAATTGCAATCAGTATTGGAACAATTTGATGATATAGTTGATGAATTATTTTTTGAGATTGTGCCTTTTGGACAAGTGTTTTTTGAGAAAATTCTGTAGGTCCATCCCATGCTTCTAAAATAGGAATTTTTTGACCATCAATAATTGCATAATCAGTAAATTTTTCTGTAAAGGATACTTCAATTCCAGTTTCAGGTTCAATAAAAGCAGTAGATGAATAATCTTCAAAAATTTGTTTTTCAAAATCAGGATATATATCTGAAATATCAAAAGTTGTTTCTCCGGAAAATTCATACACTTCCAAACCATTAATTTCTGTTGTTCTAATGAAATCATAATCCATTATCGCTCCACCAATGTCATAGACTTTGTAATCTTTTTGTTGTAAATTATATGGGAACATTGCATGTCCAGGTTTGTCTACATATTGACGAGTAGTCTGTTCTATTTTTTCATCAAGTTCAACAAACCAAAAAATTTCATCAGAAAGAATATCTTTGTAAGTATATGTTGTACGCAAAAGAATCTGATTACCACTATCTTCGATTACCTTACCATCCTCAACAAAAATCATCTTTATTGGATCTGATAATGGTGCTCCAACTTCATCAGCAAGTTGAATGAACCCAATATTTTCACTAGAAAATTCATAAACATCATATGTATTCACCAATTCTGGAATTGCAAAGAAAAACCATAAAATCATAATTAAAAATCCTACCCCCAATACTGCTGCCAAAGTAAATTTTCCCATTATGAAATGTTAATTTTAGATCGCTTAAAACCGATCTGTTGTATTATCAGATAACTCATCCTCAGAAAACTTTTTTTGAGCCTATATTTTGATAGATTTTTAGAATTATTTTTCAACCGGTAATTCAGGTTTATTTCCCCATTCACCCCATGACCCAAGATAAACTCGAACATTTTTGAATCCTAATTTTTTCAAAACCAAAAATGAATTGGCAGCCCTATATGCCCCTTGACAATAAGTGATGATTTCAGTATCTTTAGGAATTTCATACATTTTTGATAATTCTTCATCATTTTTGAAAGTACCATCTTTTGTGATATTTTGATTCCAATCAATATTGATGGAATTTGGTATATGACCAGATTGAGCCGCTCTGATTATAGTTCCATCATATTCTCCACTAGAACGGGCATCAAGGATTTTCAGATTATCAAGATTATCTCGAACATACTCAAATCCTGAAATAATATCTGAATTTATTTTTCCTGAAAATTTAGATGGTTTGAAACCATTAGGTTTTGTCTCAAGAGAGAGATTTTCTTGTTTCCATTTTGTTATTCCTCCATCAAGCATTGAAACATTTTCATGTGAAAAATACATCAGCATCCAAACTCCTCTAGCTGCAAGCATTCCAGAAACTGAATCATAAAAAATAACTTTCTTTTCTGGTGTTACCCCAAGAAATGAAAGAAGGTTTTGAGATTGATTGTTGAAATTTTCAATTCCTTTTTGTGTTGTATCAATCCAATGAAATGCAAATAAATCCAAATGAACGGCTCCTGGAATATGTCCTTCAGAATATTCTTTGAAAGAGCGTGTATCAGCTATGATAACATCAGAGTCATCTAAAATTGAATTGAGTTGAGTTGTAGAGATTAACATGATTTAGATAAAATGATCAAATGTAAATTGATTTGGATTAAAATAAAAAGAAGAAAAAAAGGGTTTTTTTCTATTCGTTAACGTATGCTCTTTCGCCATGCTGTGCCAAATCGAGACCAATCTCCTCTTCTTTTGGAGTGACTCTGATTCCGCCCGGCCATACGGCATCCATTACTTTAAGGATTACAATTGTAACACCAAAGGCATAGCCTATTGATATTGCAGCACCAATGATGCTGATTGCTTGCTGTTCCATTCCTTCTGCTGTACCAGTCCATGCACCGATACCGTCTCCAGTATCCCAAATGTGTGGACTAGCTAATGTACCAGTCAAAATTGCACCTGTAAGACCACCCATTCCGTGTACTCCCCATACATCTAATGCGTCGTCCCATTTGCGTGCGCTCTTGAATGCGATACATGCATAACAAACTGTACCAGCTGCAATACCGATTATAATCGCAGCCATTGGACCTACCCAACCAGAGGCTGGTGTGATTGCTACCAATCCTGCTACTGCTCCTGATGCAGCTCCAACAATACTTGGTTTTCCTGTATGTGCCCAAGACATGAGCACCCAAGTTATTGCAGCCATACCAGTTGCTGTATTTGTAACAGTCCATGCGCTGACGGTAATGCCGTCTACCATAACTTCACTTCCTGCGTTGAAACCAAACCATCCAAACCAGAGTATTCCTGCTCCGAGGACTACCATTGGGATATTGTGTGGTTCCATTGGCACTTTGCCATATCCAAGTCTTCTGCCAAGGACTAAGGCTCCTGCCAATGCAGCAAATCCTGAAGTAATGTGTACTACAGTACCACCTGCAAAGTCAAGTGCATACGATGGTGATAGTTCTGGATCGAGATCAAGTGAACCTCCTCCTATGTATCCGCCTCCCCAGACCCAATGTGCTATTGGATCATAAACGAAGGTTCCCCATAAGAGAACGAATATGATTAATGCGCTGAATTTGATTCTGTCAATTAATCCACCAATAATTAGAATTGGTGTAATTATTGCAAATGTTGCTTGGAACATTGCAAATAGTTGGTGAGGTACTGTACCAGGCCAACCTTGACTACAAACATCTCCTTCAACCATTGCATTCATCTGGTAAGCTGCTGACCATGTGTCTGCACATGGACCTGCTTCACCTAATGGTGCGTATGGTGATACCATGTTAAATCCGACATAGTCGAGATTTCCCATGAACATGTTTGCATCTGAATCAATTCCACCAAATGCTAGTGAGTAACCCCATAGAACCCATTGTACTGACATTAGACCCATTACGATTAAGGTCATACCAAGTACATTGACGACGTTCTTTGATCTGGCTAAACCGCCATAAAAGAAGCCGACACCTGGGGACATGAAGAGTACCAAAGATGTTGCTGTAAGCATCCATGCTGTATCACCTGTATCAATTTTACAAGGTAGCATGCTGCCATCTTCTTCATACCAACATTCGCTAGTGTTACCAGTGTAAATTCCACTGGTTCCTTTGACATATCCATCCATACCATCATCAACACTTTGTGCATATGCCTGAGACATAGCACCAACTGCTGTGATAGATACTGCGGCTACAAGTAATAGAGCATACTTGTAGTTCCTAGAATTCATTAAATTAATCGAAATTGAAAATTATTTAAGGGTTGGAGACTAGAAAGCATACAAAAAAGTAAATAATTATATTTTAGTGTATTCTGATAGTAACATAAAATATGAATATTATGATAAAGGTGAGTAAATGAAAGTCAAATCAAAAACGAAATTAGCAATTTTTGATACATTCAAGACAAAAGGTAATGATCTTACTGGAGAAGCAAATAGACAAAGAGCGATCATCGCTATTCTGGGAAGTAACGCAAATCCTGCAGAAAGAACTAGAACTGGAATATCTCAAAGAATAGCAAAAAAAGCAGATATTGCATGGAAAAATATCTACTCAGGAATATTTCGAGATCTAGATGAGATCCTACTTCCTCTTGAAATTGCAGAAGAAGATGGAAGATTACCTTTGAAAAGAGGTCCAAAAGCATTACAGGAGAAAGGAATTCCATACTATCATTTAACAAAAAAAGGAATCTTAGTTGCACTATCAATTACAGAGGTTAAAAATAAAGAAAATCTCATGAAAGAGTTTTTTTCAATGGCTGATTCTAATGAAAAAGAATTCAAAGATATCCTCATCAATCTATTAGAATCAAGTCCAAACTTTACTCATTCAATATTTAAAAAATATGTAAAGGCATTTTGTGAGAATAAGATCGATGAATTATTGCCATTTAATCTTTCAAAATTAAGCCAAATTTCAGATGAGTCATTAATTATCCAAAAAGAGATTTTAGATGTATTTTTGAAATTTACTAAACAAGAAAAAGATGAGGCATTAAAGTTCCTAAATAAAATTATTCCAGATGGGCAGTAATATCGCCAAACATTAAAATCGGTTACTCATCACGTTTTTTTAATGGGTAAGAATGTCTATGCATCTGTAAAATCATACAGCCAAAGAGGAAAATTACTAAAAAAGGCTGATTTGCAGACTTTGGCAGAATCAAGAGATCTTGAAGAATTAATGACTCGAATTAAGAATACAATTTATGGCGATGCAATTTCAAATGTTCAAAAGCCATACACTTCTCAGGGTATTGAATCTGGTTTAAGAGGTCATTTAGCAGGAGTTCATTATTCTATTGCAAAGACTGCAGGAGATTCAGATATTTTAGATGCATATTATATGAAATTCATTATTTCAAATTTAAAACAAATTCTCAAAGGTAAAGTTTTAGGAAAATCTCAAGAAGAGATTGAGACTCACATTAATCTCCGTGCAGAAGAATTAATCAAACAAAGAGATGTAATAATCAAAGCATTAGTTTCAAAAGATTTGGAAGAAACAGTTGCCAGTTTAAACTCAGTTCAATTTGGTGATGAAATTTCAAAAGCAGCTACTTTGTACAATGAAACAAAGAATCTTCAAGTTTTTGATACATATTTTGATAAAATTTTATATCAACAATTAGGACGTGCTTTGAAAAACACTAGAGACAGAGAAGTGATAAAATTAGTTGGAATGGATGTTGACTTTTACAATCTACTGAGTGTCATCAGAGGTAAGTTCTGGGGGTTAGATGATTCACAAATTGAAGATTTAATTGTTTCACAAACTCCATCAATTCCTAAAGAGCTACTTCAAAGAATGATGGCAGCTGCAACAATTAGAGATGCATTTGCTGAATTATCAAATACAAAATACAAGAATTTGATTCCTGATGTTGAAAACGAATTAGATGCTGTAGCTCAATTTGAAAGATCATTTGAGATGGCAATTTACAATTCATCAGCAAGTTCATTTACCAAAATGTTCAATTTTGCCACAATCATAGGAATTACAAAATTAACAGCTTTTGAAGTAAGGAATTTAGCAGCAATTGCTTATGCAGTAGAGCAAAAAATTGCTACTGATATCACAATGTCAAAACTAATTGTAAAAGAATAGTTTTCAAAATGATTAAATTTCCAAAGAAAAAACAAAATATTTCTACAGAGACGTTAATCAATACTATTTGGGTTAGCACATTTTTAGCAATGATTTTTTCAATACCTCCATTAGCGATATTTTTAGGGATATATTTTGGAACAGGGAATCTTGCTGTAGGCGCAGTTTTAGGATTTGCCATGCATTTTGTTATTTTAGCATTTTCAGGTAAAATTTCAAAATTTTTAACTCAAATTTTGAGCTAAACTATAAGTGATCATAGTAATGAAATAATTCATCATGATGGGAGATAGAGATTTTCGAAGTATTGTTGAAAATGCAATAGACTCCATTGGAAAAGAGCTAGAAATTAAAATTGATTCAGCAAATATTCAGACTATACATCTACATGAGGTTGTGCAATGTCTGAGAAGGTCATATTATGATAGAATCGACCCTGAAGAAGTTCAGAGAAAAGGATTCAATGAACTTCTTTCAGGATTACTTAGAAAATTACAATATGGAAGTGATCCAAAAGAATTCGACATCGATGATATCAAACTAAAGGGTCAAGTTGACATGCTTATTGATGACTCCATATTCTTGTTCAGAGGAGCAACAACAGAGTTAGAAAATCCGCTAGCAAATGATGTTCTTTATCTGAATGCATGTATGTGGATTTATGATAAACCAGATGGAATTATTGTATACATAACTGGAGATAGAAAAGAAACATCATTTTCCATTTCACGAAATAAAAAAATGTTTGAGGAAATTATTCGAAGAGTTAGAGTTCTAAATGATCTTTTAAAAGAGCAAAAAACTCCAATTTTAGAACCATCATCGGAATGCTCCGATTGTCAGTATTATGAAAGATGTTTCATGAAAAAGAAAAATGCCAAACAATTAGACCTAGCAGAAATGTTAGGATTTGGCAAGAAAGATTAATGAAAGATTAGAAAAATGTTGTAAAGGAAAAATTCCTTTGTTTAGTCGAGTGGTTCTGGATGTCCTTTACCACGTAGAGCGAAACACACTACTGCGAGTGCAATTGCGACTCCTGCTGCTGCGCCAAATGCGGCCATACCTGCTTCTGCCATTTGATAAAAAACAATGAAACGGACTTTTATAACTTTGCCAATATTTTTCCTCTAAAAACATAATATCATAATTTTTAGATTTTATGATACTATCTGGTTTATTTCGTAAACTCAAAGTGAAGTTTATTTTCTTGACCGCTAGTCATTGAGCTAAGATTGTAAAATACATCACCAGATACTCTCCATGTTGGAGTGTCATCTTCAAAGGCTGCCCACAACTCTGCAGTGTTTCCAGAATTCTTTATGGTCTTAGAATCTTTTAGAGTAATTGAGTTTTCACCAAGGAGTGTATAGTAATTTGAACCAAACTCGACCATTCCTGTAGGTCTACTACCAATTTCACCACCAGTAATTTGTTCAGTTTCAGAATAACCTGTTTCAAATAATTGATAATCCATGGTTTGTACAATCATTGCACGTTCATTGGGATTTGAAAGTTTGAATGCCACTTCAATAGTTACTGATCGCTCAGAAATTTTAGATATTGAAATATCCTCTAA comes from Nitrosopumilus oxyclinae and encodes:
- a CDS encoding V0D/AC39 family V-type ATPase subunit, which produces MGKNVYASVKSYSQRGKLLKKADLQTLAESRDLEELMTRIKNTIYGDAISNVQKPYTSQGIESGLRGHLAGVHYSIAKTAGDSDILDAYYMKFIISNLKQILKGKVLGKSQEEIETHINLRAEELIKQRDVIIKALVSKDLEETVASLNSVQFGDEISKAATLYNETKNLQVFDTYFDKILYQQLGRALKNTRDREVIKLVGMDVDFYNLLSVIRGKFWGLDDSQIEDLIVSQTPSIPKELLQRMMAAATIRDAFAELSNTKYKNLIPDVENELDAVAQFERSFEMAIYNSSASSFTKMFNFATIIGITKLTAFEVRNLAAIAYAVEQKIATDITMSKLIVKE
- a CDS encoding Dna2/Cas4 domain-containing protein, coding for MMGDRDFRSIVENAIDSIGKELEIKIDSANIQTIHLHEVVQCLRRSYYDRIDPEEVQRKGFNELLSGLLRKLQYGSDPKEFDIDDIKLKGQVDMLIDDSIFLFRGATTELENPLANDVLYLNACMWIYDKPDGIIVYITGDRKETSFSISRNKKMFEEIIRRVRVLNDLLKEQKTPILEPSSECSDCQYYERCFMKKKNAKQLDLAEMLGFGKKD